One stretch of Juglans microcarpa x Juglans regia isolate MS1-56 chromosome 3D, Jm3101_v1.0, whole genome shotgun sequence DNA includes these proteins:
- the LOC121254276 gene encoding uncharacterized protein LOC121254276 produces the protein MERLLYSSSPTPFKLHPKRALFVPRFGGLDSARLGFLQTIPSDSRRVSSFSCKNDDPSPSSSFSSFGLRNSPAPPSSRLGSPNGPVPKPHLLKQIAVGATEQRKVATTGTFMVISALIMIVLQPVFAPAAFATFQSATKAGAPGAAAVGERLIRTELLSSAWTGFFAGCLHTLSGPDHLAALAPLSIGRSRIESAAVGALWGCGHDAGQVIFGLLFLLLKDRLHIEVIRTWGTRVVAITLLVIGAMGIREASEVPTPCVALENGECDVGIYEGLENPTVGKKKIGFATFATGIVHGLQPDALMMVLPALALPSRIAGAAFLIMFLLGTVIAMGSYTVFIGSCSQALKDKVPRITEKLTWASSLVAIALGFAILISQFFGYSLY, from the exons ATGGAAAGGCTTCTGTACTCTTCTTCTCCAACCCCTTTCAAGCTCCACCCAAAACGTGCTCTCTTTGTCCCTCGATTCGGCGGGCTTGACTCCGCAAGACTTGGCTTTCTCCAAACAATTCCCTCCGATTCCAGACGGGTAAGCTCTTTCTCTTGCAAAAACGACGACccatctccttcttcttctttttcatcgtttggattgagaaattcACCAGCTCCGCCTTCTTCCCGGCTCGGCTCGCCAAATGGGCCGGTGCCAAAACCCCATCTTCTCAAACAGATCGCAGTTGGGGCAACTGAGCAACGAAAG GTAGCCACTACTGGAACGTTTATGGTAATCTCTGCTCTAATTATGATCGTACTCCAGCCAGTTTTTGCGCCGGCAGCTTTTGCAACCTTTCAAAGTGCAACTAAGGCGGGGGCTCCTGGTGCTGCTGCAGTTGGGGAAAGACTGATTCGGACTGAATTACTTAGTAGTGCTTGGACTGGTTTCTTTGCTGGTTGCTTACACACACTATCAGGACCTGACCACCTTGCTGCTTTGGCCCCACTCTCAATTGGTCGTAGCCGCATAGAAAGTGCTGCTGTTGGAGCCCTTTGGGGTTGTGGCCATGACGCTGGTCAGGTAATTTTTGGCTTGCTATTTCTACTCTTAAAGGATCGGCTTCACATTGAAGTAATCCGAACTTGGGGCACAAGAGTGGTGGCCATTACCTTACTTGTTATTGGTGCTATGGGCATTAGGGAAGCATCAGAAGTCCCCACTCCATGTGTTGCTTTAGAAAATGGCGAGTGTGATGTTGGTATTTATGAAGGGCTTGAAAACCCAACGgttgggaagaagaagattggTTTTGCAACTTTTGCCACCGGAATTGTCCACGGGCTTCAGCCAGATGCATTGATGATGGTCTTGCCAGCACTTGCCTTGCCTTCTCGCATTGCTGGAGCTGCGTTTCTTATTATGTTCTTGCTCGGGACCGTCATTGCAATGGGAAGCTATACAGTGTTTATAGGTTCGTGTAGTCAAGCATTAAAGGACAAAGTTCCAAGAATAACTGAGAAACTCACATGGGCTTCTTCCCTTGTAGCAATTGCCCTTGGATTTGCCATACTCATTAGTCAGTTTTTTGGCTATAGCCTATATTAG